The Aphelocoma coerulescens isolate FSJ_1873_10779 chromosome 2, UR_Acoe_1.0, whole genome shotgun sequence genome contains a region encoding:
- the GATAD1 gene encoding GATA zinc finger domain-containing protein 1, translated as MPLGLKPTCSVCRSTSSSMWKKGGQGEILCNNCTARSAPPPPAAFATTSAAAQHSNNGGGGGGGGKQSKQEIHRRSARLRNTKYKSAPAAEKKVSTKGKGRRHIFKLKNPIKAPESVSTIITAESIFYKGVYYQIGDVVSVVDEQDGRTYYAQIRGFIQDQYCEKSAALTWLIPTQASPKDCFDPASYIIGPEEDLPRKMEYLEFVCHAPSEYFKSRSSPFPTVPTRPEKGYIWTHVGPTPAISIKETVANNL; from the exons ATGCCGCTGGGGCTGAAGCCCACCTGCAGCGTGTGCCGCAGCACGTCCTCCTCCATGTGGAAGAAGGGCGGGCAGGGCGAGATCCTGTGCAACAACTGCACGGCCcgctcggcgccgccgccccccgccgccttCGCCACCACCTCGGCCGCCGCCCAGCACAGCAAcaacggcggcggcggcggcggcggcgggaagCAG AGCAAGCAGGAGATCCACCGCCGCTCCGCGCGGCTCAGGAACACCAAGTACAAGTCTGCGCCCGCCGCGGAGAAGAAGGTTTCCACGAAGGGCAAGGGCAGGCGGCACATCTTCAAGCTAAAAAAC CCCATCAAGGCTCCTGAGTCCGTATCCACTATAATTACTGCAGAATCAATCTTTTATAAG GGTGTATACTATCAAATTGGAGATGTTGTTTCAGTGGTTGATGAGCAGGATGGAAGAACATACTACGCTCAGATCCGTGGGTTTATTCAGGACCAATACTGTGAAAAGAGTGCTGCACTAACCTGGCTCATTCCTACACAAGCCAGCCCCAAAGACTGTTTTGACCCAGCATCCTATATCATAG gaccAGAAGAAGATCTCCCAAGGAAGATGGAGTATTTAGAATTTGTTTGTCATGCACCTTCAGAATATTTCAAATCTCGATCATCTCCCTTCCCAACCGTTCCTACAAGGCCAGAGAAGGGCTATATATGGACTCATGTGGGACCTACTCCTGCAATCTCCATTAAAGAAACTGTAGCcaataatttataa